From a region of the Pseudomonadota bacterium genome:
- a CDS encoding cytoplasmic protein, protein MFKKIVIGISFVVAAVFSTVTIGEDAVIADPQHYTVEFENDRVRVIRIKYGPGEKSVMHTHGPHVTIFLTDNTVRMTLPDGTSSEVTGEAGATSWTDADEHLPENLSDKPFELILVELKE, encoded by the coding sequence ATGTTCAAGAAAATAGTCATTGGTATTTCATTCGTCGTGGCAGCAGTTTTTTCTACAGTGACGATTGGGGAAGATGCGGTAATTGCCGATCCGCAGCATTACACTGTCGAATTTGAGAACGACAGGGTTCGTGTAATACGGATCAAATACGGCCCGGGCGAGAAGTCCGTTATGCATACACATGGGCCGCACGTGACGATTTTTCTGACCGATAACACCGTTCGCATGACCTTGCCTGACGGTACATCCTCGGAAGTAACTGGAGAAGCCGGTGCCACTTCATGGACTGATGCGGATGAGCACTTACCAGAGAACCTGAGCGACAAACCGTTTGAACTTATTCTGGTCGAACTCAAGGAATAA